One Vigna unguiculata cultivar IT97K-499-35 chromosome 11, ASM411807v1, whole genome shotgun sequence DNA window includes the following coding sequences:
- the LOC114169483 gene encoding ubiquitin carboxyl-terminal hydrolase 24, with protein sequence MLLFGSFTEDETRSLLSKQSSGKNEKSVEKNQLQFGSLNSVTVESNNLQNSSKASVSAPPSDSQKCNGVKNDNDTSSEVPGAIRENGSITNFSTRPRSTSSVNEVEEKNSNSFTLLDEDGPSNKFSNLSLDASETENLRNVHKTGNGDDSSLKFSHREPAKAPNGHAVLPVKDILPRGLINSGNLCFLNATVQALLSCSPFVHLLQQLRTRNIPKVGYPTLTAFVEFITQFNVPSNTYINRPDTDLFESGRPFCPVMFESVLKNFTPDVPNSISGRPRQEDAQEFLSFVMDQMHDELLKLEGQSSSRNGTKFSLVSSVDDDEWETVGPKNKSAVTRTQSLDPSELSDIFGGELKSVVIAEGNRPSATVQPYLLLHLDIYPNTVHTIKDALRLFSASETLEGYRISPAAKAGVVTARKSVQIETLPKIMILHLMRFGYGSQGTTKLHKAVHFPLELVLSRDLLVSPSTKGRKYELVATITHHGREPSKGHYTADARYPNGRWLRFDDASVFAIGTNQVLHDQAYVLFYRQL encoded by the exons ATGCTACTATTTGGGTCATTTACTGAAGATGAAACCCGATCACTGCTGTCCAAGCAGTCTTCTGGGAAAAATGAAAAGTCTGTGGAGAAGAATCAGCTGCAGTTTGGATCTCTGAATTCTGTTACTGTTGAGTCAAACAACCTGCAAAACTCATCAAAGGCATCAGTTAGTGCTCCGCCCTCTGATTCTCAGAAATGTAATGGAGTGAAAAATGATAATGATACTTCGTCTGAAGTGCCAGGAGCAATTAGAGAGAATGGCAGCATTACCAATTTCTCCACTAGACCCAGGAGTACGAGTAGTGTGAATGAAGTTGAagagaaaaattcaaattcttttacATTACTTGATGAAGATGGTCCCTCAAAcaagttttcaaatttgagCCTAGATGCTTCCGAGACTGAAAACTTGAGGAACGTACATAAAACTGGCAATGGAGATGATTCTTCATTAAAGTTCTCCCATCGAGAACCCGCAAAGGCACCTAATGGACATGCTGTTCTGCCTGTTAAAGACATACTGCCTCGAGGCCTTATCAACTCTGGGAATCTTTGCTTTCTTAATGCAACCGTGCAGGCCCTGTTGTCATGCTCACCTTTTGTTCATCTTTTACAGCAATTAAGAACTCGCAACATTCCCAAG GTTGGATATCCTACATTGACAGCATTTGTTGAGTTCATAACCCAATTTAATGTGCCAAGCAACACTTACATAAACAGGCCAGATACGGATCTGTTTGAGTCTGGGAGGCCATTTTGCCCTGTTATGTTTGAAAGTGTTCTAAAAAATTTTACTCCAGATGTGCCAAACAGCATTTCAGGAAGACCAAG GCAGGAAGATGCTCAGGAATTTCTGAGCTTTGTAATGGATCAAATGCATGATGAATTACTCAAGCTTGAAGGACAATCTTCAAGTCGTAATGGCACCAAattttctcttgtttcttctGTGGATGATGATGAATGGGAAACAGTGGGGCCGAAGAATAAATCTGCTGTAACAAGGACTCAAAGCCTGGACCCATCAGAATTATCAGATATTTTTGGAGGAGAGCTTAAAAGTGTGGTGATAGCTGAAG GAAATAGACCTTCGGCCACTGTTCAACCGTATCTCTTACTCCATCTTGACATCTATCCTAACACTGTACACACTATCAAGGATGCACTTCGCTTGTTTTCTGCATCAGAAACTCTTGAAGGGTACCGTATATCGCCCGCTGCAAAG GCCGGTGTGGTGACTGCAAGAAAATCTGTACAAATAGAGACGCTTCCTAAAATAATGATATTGCACCTGATGCGTTTTGGTTACGGAAGCCAGGGAACCACCAAGTTGCATAAGGCTGTGCACTTTCCTCTTGAGTTGGTATTGAGTCGTGATTTGCTTGTTTCACCATCTACTAAG GGTCGAAAGTATGAACTTGTTGCTACAATCACTCACCATGGAAGGGAGCCTTCCAAGGGGCACTACACAGCTGATGCCCGATACCCGAATGGTCGGTGGCTACGATTTGATGATGCATCTGTTTTTGCTATTGGAACAAATCAGGTGCTGCATGATCAAGCCTATGTCCTCTTCTACAGACAGCTGTGA
- the LOC114169598 gene encoding disease resistance protein RPP13-like codes for MEESVVSFVLDHLAQLVAREANLLYGVEDRVQSLQYELQMIKELLSSTRSKKGMEHTVLNQIRDVSHLAEDVIDTFVAKVSIYKRRTILGRMLRGFGQLRLLHRVADKIDKIKTTLNEIRDNKDKYDAFKETKNQSAAEEEEEEKRAQSVQKLRRNVEEEDVVGFVHDSKDIIKRLLEGGSNRKAVSIVGMGGLGKTTLARKVYNSSQVKQRFMCRAWVYVSNECRAKELLIGLLKHLMPNFEQQGRGKKKGKKSAGDINELSEEELKKLVRNCLEWKRYLVVVDDLWKKQDWDEVQDAFPDNNRGSRILITSRLKEVALHATHDVPHYLQFLNEKESWELFHRKVFRGEDYPSDLESLGKQMVKSCRGLPLSIIVLAGLLANKEKSHREWSKVVGHVNWYLTQDETQVKDIVLKLSYDNLPRRLKPCFLYLGLFPEDFEIPVTPLLQKWVAEGFIQDTGSRDPDDVAEDYLYELIDRSLVQVAKVDTNASAETCRVHDLLRDLCILESKEDRVFEVCTDHNILIPTKPRRLSIHSKMDHYISSSNNDHSCVRSMFFFGSIYYVRSWDWKWLFESLKLVRVLEFGVNGSNKIPSDIGNFIHLRYLRIDIEYVMFVPDSILNLWNLQTIDLGPPRRNVPISFPAKIWKLKHLRHLNTLRAIELRGSCSGSDVKMWNVQTVSSLVINSQATSLIKKGTFPNVKRLGLRVTSESEGELPKLLQSLQQLSYLNKLVIVLRDRDDAGAEHSTDESVKRNSGFKPQELLRNLGQFNCLTILTIENAFDLLTYALTFPPNVTELTLSEINCISDEGMNGLGNHTKLKKLRLLGDVTWSGESFDLNCVEGGFSQLEVIEMEDLKVGKWKLGNGGMLRLHSVMIQNCARLDDLPNEIWSLSSLRKVQVMKPSEEMARMLRNLEIKNGVQLVTEDHQSRTDWTDFNILDCISEI; via the coding sequence ATGGAAGAGAGTGTAGTTTCCTTTGTTTTAGATCACTTAGCCCAGCTTGTGGCACGCGAAGCTAACTTGCTGTATGGCGTGGAGGACAGGGTCCAGTCCCTCCAGTACGAACTTCAAATGATCAAAGAGCTGCTCAGTAGCACAAGGAGCAAGAAGGGAATGGAACATACAGTGTTGAACCAAATCAGAGATGTGTCCCACTTAGCTGAGGATGTCATCGACACATTCGTAGCCAAAGTTTCCATTTACAAGAGAAGAACCATTCTGGGGAGGATGCTCCGTGGCTTTGGCCAATTAAGGTTGCTCCACCGCGTAGCCGACAAAATAGACAAGATCAAAACCACTCTCAACGAAATACGCGACAACAAGGACAAATATGATGCTTTCAAAGAAACCAAGAATCAATCCGCAgcagaagaggaggaggaggagaaaagGGCGCAGTCAGTGCAGAAGCTAAGAAGAAATGTGGAGGAGGAAGATGTGGTTGGCTTTGTCCATGACTCCAAGGATATCATCAAGCGACTCCTGGAAGGTGGTTCAAATCGTAAAGCTGTGTCTATCGTTGGCATGGGAGGATTGGGGAAGACCACTCTTGCCCGAAAGGTTTATAACAGCAGCCAGGTGAAGCAACGCTTCATGTGTCGGGCGTGGGTTTATGTGTCAAACGAGTGCAGAGCTAAGGAGCTTTTAATTGGCCTTCTTAAGCATTTGATGCCAAATTTTGAACAGCAAGGCAGAGGAAAGAAAAAAGGTAAGAAAAGCGCAGGAGACATTAACGAGCTTAGTGAGGAGGAGCTGAAGAAATTGGTGCGGAACTGCTTGGAGTGGAAAAGGTATCTTGTGGTGGTAGATGACCTGTGGAAAAAGCAAGATTGGGATGAGGTGCAAGATGCTTTTCCGGACAACAACAGAGGCAGCAGAATATTGATCACAAGTCGTTTGAAAGAGGTGGCCTTGCATGCTACCCATGATGTTCCTCACTATCTTCAATTCCtcaatgaaaaagaaagttGGGAGTTGTTTCACAGGAAAGTGTTTAGGGGTGAAGACTACCCTTCTGATTTGGAGTCTCTGGGAAAGCAGATGGTTAAAAGTTGTCGTGGTTTGCCACTCTCCATCATTGTCTTAGCAGGGTTGCTGGCCAACAAGGAAAAGTCACATAGAGAATGGTCTAAAGTGGTGGGTCATGTTAATTGGTATCTTACTCAGGACGAGACCCAAGTGAAGGATATAGTTCTGAAACTCAGCTATGACAATTTACCAAGGAGACTAAAACCATGTTTTCTCTATCTTGGGTTGTTTCCTGAAGACTTTGAAATACCTGTTACGCCATTATTGCAAAAATGGGTTGCTGAGGGTTTTATACAAGATACAGGGAGCAGAGACCCAGATGATGTTGCAGAAGACTACTTGTACGAGCTCATTGATCGTAGTTTGGTCCAAGTAGCAAAAGTGGATACTAATGCAAGTGCAGAGACGTGTCGGGTTCATGATCTTCTTCGAGATCTTTGCATATTAGAGAGCAAGGAGGACAGAGTTTTTGAAGTTTGCACAGACCATAATATTCTAATTCCAACAAAACCTCGCAGACTATCTATTCACAGTAAGATGGATCACTACATTTCTTCAAGCAACAATGATCATTCATGTGTTCGTTCCATGTTCTTCTTTGGCTCAATTTACTATGTTCGCAGTTGGGACTGGAAATGGCTTTTTGAAAGTTTGAAATTGGTTCGAGTGTTGGAGTTTGGAGTAAACGGCTCTAATAAGATCCCTTCCGATATAGGGAACTTTATCCATTTAAGGTACCTTAGAATAGATATAGAGTATGTTATGTTTGTTCCAGATTCGATACTTAACCTTTGGAATTTACAAACCATAGACCTAGGTCCTCCGAGGCGTAATGTTCCAATTTCTTTCCCTGCCAAAATATGGAAACTAAAACATTTAAGGCATTTGAATACACTACGGGCTATCGAGCTGCGAGGCAGTTGTTCAGGATCAGATGTGAAAATGTGGAATGTTCAAACCGTCTCTTCCCTAGTAATCAATAGCCAAGCAACATCTCTGATAAAAAAAGGAACTTTCCCCAATGTTAAGAGGCTAGGGTTGAGAGTGACTTCTGAATCCGAAGGTGAATTACCCAAATTGTTGCAGAGCTTACAGCAATTAAGCTATTTGAACAAGTTAGTGATTGTCCTCCGAGATAGAGATGATGCAGGTGCAGAGCACTCAACCGATGAAAGTGTGAAAAGGAACAGTGGTTTCAAGCCACAAGAATTGTTACGAAACCTAGGACAATTCAATTGTCTAACTATCTTAACCATTGAGAATGCTTTCGACCTTCTAACCTATGCGCTCACATTCCCTCCAAACGTTACAGAGTTAACGTTGTCAGAGATTAACTGCATAAGTGATGAGGGGATGAATGGTTTGGGAAATCACaccaaactaaaaaaattgagacttttAGGAGATGTAACCTGGTCTGGGGAATCCTTTGACTTGAATTGTGTTGAAGGTGGCTTCTCGCAATTGGAAGTGATTGAAATGGAAGATTTGAAAGTTGGAAAGTGGAAATTAGGCAATGGTGGAATGTTGAGGCTTCATAGTGTGATGATTCAGAATTGTGCAAGGTTAGATGATTTACCAAATGAAATATGGTCATTGAGTAGTTTGAGAAAAGTGCAGGTAATGAAACCCTCAGAAGAAATGGCTCGCATGCTAAGGAATTTGGAAATAAAGAATGGGGTTCAACTTGTCACAGAAGATCATCAATCTCGGACAGATTGGACAGATTTCaatattttggattgtattagtGAGATCTAA